The DNA window ACGTGGTCCTCGCCTTCTTCGCGTACGCGGTCTTCATCGTCAGCTGCTCCATAGAGGGCACCTACCTGACACTGAAACCGCTCATTAAACGGGGGCTCGCCTCATCTTACGGGCTCGACAGTTCCACTATAGAGGAGTTCCGGAAGACCGCGCAGAGGCTCGTCATCTTCGGCTTCCCGCCGCTCACCTTCGCCATATTCTCGGGCGCGGCATGGGCCAACGAGGCGTGGGGGAGGTACTGGAGCTGGGACCCGAAGGAGACCTGGTCGCTTATCACATGGTCGGTCTTCACCATGTACCTCCACGCGATGGCGGTCCCGTCATGGCGAGGCCTTCCGGCCTCGCTCCTGAACCTCCTGGGCTTCGTCTGCATGATGATGACGTTCCTCGGAGTTAACTGGCTCGCCAGGCTCCTGGGCATACCGAGCCTGCACCTCTACGCCTCATGAGCACTACGGAGAAAAGAAACTCCCGCACCCGGCTCGGGGATATACGCAGCCGCCTGTACAAGAGGCTCGCTTCGCTCCGGACCTCGGTATACCTTATCGGCCTCCTCTGCCTCTTCTACGTCCTGGGCACCGTATTCCCGCAGGGCGGGAACATGGACGCTTACTCGGATGCGGGCGGGGGGTTCTCCGGGGGGGTGCGCCTCTTGGGGCTCCTTAATATCTTCGACGGGCCGGTCTTCCTCGTAGCGGCCTTCGTGCTCCTGCTGAACCTCGCCGTGTGCTCGTACGAGAGACTCATGGTGCTTACGCGCCAGGGCAGGAGCGTACCGCAGTCGTTCGAGCCGCAGTTCACAATCGACATGCCCATGGCAAAAGGCGAGGCCGAGGCCGAAACCACTAAGGCGTTAAAAGAGAAGCTCGGCTTCAGGCCGCTTTCGAGCGAGGAGTGGTGCGTTATGGAAAAGGGGCTTTCCTACAGGTGGCTCACCTGGCTCTATCATACCGGCATCATAGCCTGCTTCCTGGGCTTCATGCTGAGCGGCCTCTTCGTCGTGGAGGGGATGGTCACGCTCCGTCCGGGCGAGCCAACCCGGATAGTCTCCGAGATGCCCGGGATGCCCGAAGAACTCGGCTGGCTCCGCTCGGCCGACCACCCGGAGCCCGACTTCCAACTCGTCCTCGACGAGTTCATAACCGAGTACACGCGCTCCCCCCACCTCGACTACCCCCGGGACAAGGTATCGCGGCTCGCCGTGGCGCTCGGCTGGAAGGACGTCTCCTATGAGATAAAAGACGACTCCCTCTTCCCGAAGGACTGGAAGTCACGGCTCAGGGTGGTCAAGGGAGACCTCACCGTCCACGAGAAGACCATCGAGGTGAACGACCCCTTGAAGTTCGAGGGCTATACGTTCTACCAGATGTCCTTCAACCAGACCATGAAGCTCATGGTCGACAGAAACCCCATCTTCCTCGAGGCCGAGGCGGGAGAAAAACTCCTCGTCCCGGGGCTCGACGGGGAGTTGAAGTTCGGCACCATGAGGACCGGGACGCTCTTCAAGCTCGACGGAACGAAGGAGGAGATAACCCCCTTCGTCATGGTAAAGAGGATTACCAGCGAGGGAGATAAGAGAAAAACCGAAGAGTTCGGAAGGCTCGATCTCCACCACTCGCTTACGGTGGACGATAAGACCATAACCTTCATAAGCGTCGAGGAGTCGTCCATCCTGAGCTACCGGTACGACCCAGGCGTCTGGCTCCTCTACATTGCCGGTATCTTCGTACTCGTGGCAATGAGCCTCCGGTGCTTCGGCGGCTGGTACCTCGTCGCCTTCAGGGTAGAGGAGGCCGGGGTCTCGGGGGGGGGTGGGACGACAAGGCTGCTCCTTTCCATGGACACGCGCGGGCTCAGGGCCGACCCGGAAAAAATAAAGAAAAGGCTCGAATACCACCTCTCCCGGAGATAGCAACCCCTCCATATAGACCCAGGAAATACCCATGAATATCACGAGCTTCATAAAAAATCTTAAGGAACGGGACGACCTCGGGACCTTCGTCCACCACGAGCGGATAGAGCCTGTCCCTCCCTCCTACGGAGTACCGAAGGGAGACGGCAACCTGCCCAAGGAGATCGAGGGTTCGCTAAGGGGGCTCGGCATAGAAAAACTCTACAGCCACCAGGCTCGCGGCATTGAACTCGTAAGGCAAGGCCGTAACGTCGTGGTCATGACCCCGACCGCCAGCGGCAAGAGCCTCGTCTATAACCTCCCGGTACTCGAAACGCTTCTTAAAGAACCCGGCAGCCGCGCCCTCTATCTCTTCCCGCTTAAGGGGCTCGAGCAGGACCAGTTGAAGGCCTTGAGGGAGCTTAGCTCATCGCTTCCTTTTGAGAACACCGCCGAGATATACGACGGCGACACCACCCAGTACAGGCGGAAGAAGATAAGGGAGAACCCCCCCTCCGTTCTATTCACCAACCCGGACATGCTGCACCTCGGGATAAACGCCTACCACGAGAAGTGGCAAAAATTCTTCTCGTCCTTGAAGTTCGTCATAGTGGACGAGATACACACCTACCGCGGGGTGTTCGGCTCGCACGTGGCTCAAGTCCTAAAACGCCTCCGCCGCATCGCCGCGCTCTACGGAAGCGAGCCGGTCTTTATCGCCTGCTCCGCCACCATAGCCAACCCCGGCGAGCTGGCCCGCATGCTCGCGGGCGTGGAGTTCGAGGTGATAGACACGAGCGGCGCCCCGCAGGGCCGGAAGAACTTTTTGTTCCTTAACCCCATTCCGGAGCTGAGCCCCTACACCGTAGCGACAAAGCTCTTCACCGACTCGGTCCGGGCGGGCTTTAAGACTATCGCCTTTACCAAGGCCCGGAAGGTCACCGAGCTTATGCACGCCTGGGTGCTCGAAGGGGCTCCGGACATCCGTGACAAGGTAAGTTCGTACAGGGCCGGGTTTCTCCCGGATGAAAGGCGAGAGATAGAGGGCCGCCTCTTCAGCGGCGAGCTCTCGGGGGTTATCTCCACGAGCGCGCTGGAGCTCGGGGTGGACATAGGGGGGCTCGACGTCTGCATCCTC is part of the Thermodesulfobacteriota bacterium genome and encodes:
- the ccsB gene encoding c-type cytochrome biogenesis protein CcsB; its protein translation is MILSRNAYLLGVELKLFWLVALIYAVAFLFFALHAATGGRAAGRTAKGLVWAAVLIHTAQILLRTFEGGRAPFQTLYESLSWFAWSAAVTYLFVARKWREVYLPGAFVTLLAAGACFYALTSRSPAVNPLSPPLQSVWFEWHVVLAFFAYAVFIVSCSIEGTYLTLKPLIKRGLASSYGLDSSTIEEFRKTAQRLVIFGFPPLTFAIFSGAAWANEAWGRYWSWDPKETWSLITWSVFTMYLHAMAVPSWRGLPASLLNLLGFVCMMMTFLGVNWLARLLGIPSLHLYAS
- a CDS encoding cytochrome c biogenesis protein ResB — protein: MSTTEKRNSRTRLGDIRSRLYKRLASLRTSVYLIGLLCLFYVLGTVFPQGGNMDAYSDAGGGFSGGVRLLGLLNIFDGPVFLVAAFVLLLNLAVCSYERLMVLTRQGRSVPQSFEPQFTIDMPMAKGEAEAETTKALKEKLGFRPLSSEEWCVMEKGLSYRWLTWLYHTGIIACFLGFMLSGLFVVEGMVTLRPGEPTRIVSEMPGMPEELGWLRSADHPEPDFQLVLDEFITEYTRSPHLDYPRDKVSRLAVALGWKDVSYEIKDDSLFPKDWKSRLRVVKGDLTVHEKTIEVNDPLKFEGYTFYQMSFNQTMKLMVDRNPIFLEAEAGEKLLVPGLDGELKFGTMRTGTLFKLDGTKEEITPFVMVKRITSEGDKRKTEEFGRLDLHHSLTVDDKTITFISVEESSILSYRYDPGVWLLYIAGIFVLVAMSLRCFGGWYLVAFRVEEAGVSGGGGTTRLLLSMDTRGLRADPEKIKKRLEYHLSRR